A stretch of the Planktothricoides raciborskii GIHE-MW2 genome encodes the following:
- a CDS encoding CHAT domain-containing protein, with translation MKNYPKFFFSLGVGMAIAMMPILPNPIAILKSNSDDTKDITALAQTPQNYNYQQRLQEGRDFFQAEQFSQAATVWQQAVTESHRAGDSLNEALALNYLSLAAQKLGQWPEATNAIASCIALIKTPEKTDFNAAELSILAQAFNTQGHLQYATGQTEAALSSWQDAAKTYAEINDTAGAIGAKINQAQAMQTLGLYRRSRTTLEAVEIAIKNEPASLIKATGLRSLGNVLRATGDLAKSRELLQQSLTISQNLRLSSAIAEAELSLANTARAIAKNALEFRDQKTANTEIKIALNGYQKVADQSNSPALRLRAQLNQLSLLIDTEKLKEAQSLVPLIQQQLEQLPISRQSVNARINWVNNLMRLSFDRDSSLNERSQISKMARELAIAVQQAKKLNDPRTESYALGSLGKLYELTKQPEEAKNITEKALVLAQSINATEIAYRWQWQLGRVLKAQGNRKEAIAAYSVAVETLQYLRKDLASINPDNPDIQFSFRDSIEPVYREFVSLLTAPNEEATQENLRAARQAIEYLQLAELDNFFQEACLDANPVQIDQLDPTAAVIYPIILPDRIAVILALPNAPLRLYNTMQTQVKVESKINKLRQNIARESGNNKRGLETAQQIYNWLILPAESDLKNSQVQTLVFILDGLLRNIPMAALHDGDKYLIETYSIALNPGLQLLPSQPLFRENLQLLIAGLSAARHGFSALPNVEKEIQQITTEIPSQVILNEEFTSATLQEQINSLSFPVVHIATHGQFSSQAKNTFILSWDGKINVKDLDNLLRKKEAELSRPIELLVFSACETAAGDDRAALGLAGVVVRAGARSTLATLWQVSDDSTAQLMVRFYQELARDPNVSKAEALRRAQLSLLQQDGYKFPYFWSPYVLVGNWR, from the coding sequence ATGAAAAATTATCCAAAATTCTTTTTTAGCCTTGGGGTGGGAATGGCGATCGCTATGATGCCGATTCTGCCAAATCCGATCGCTATTTTAAAATCAAATAGCGATGACACCAAAGATATAACAGCCCTTGCCCAAACTCCCCAGAATTATAATTATCAACAACGGTTGCAAGAAGGTCGGGATTTTTTCCAAGCGGAACAATTTTCCCAAGCGGCAACGGTGTGGCAACAAGCGGTGACAGAATCTCATCGGGCAGGAGATTCATTAAATGAAGCGTTGGCATTGAATTATTTATCTTTGGCCGCTCAAAAATTAGGACAATGGCCAGAGGCGACGAATGCGATCGCCTCTTGTATTGCCCTGATTAAAACCCCGGAAAAAACTGATTTTAATGCCGCAGAATTATCGATTTTAGCGCAAGCGTTCAATACCCAAGGTCATTTGCAATATGCGACAGGTCAAACGGAAGCAGCCTTAAGTAGTTGGCAGGATGCCGCAAAAACTTACGCCGAAATTAATGATACCGCAGGAGCGATCGGCGCCAAAATTAACCAAGCTCAGGCAATGCAAACTTTAGGACTTTATCGGCGATCGCGGACAACTTTGGAAGCGGTAGAAATTGCCATAAAAAATGAACCGGCCTCTTTAATTAAAGCCACGGGATTACGCAGTCTAGGCAATGTCTTACGGGCTACCGGGGATTTAGCCAAATCCCGGGAATTATTGCAGCAAAGTTTAACTATATCACAAAATTTAAGGTTATCATCGGCGATCGCAGAGGCTGAGTTAAGTTTAGCCAATACAGCTAGAGCGATCGCCAAAAATGCCCTCGAATTCAGAGACCAAAAAACCGCCAATACTGAAATCAAAATTGCTCTCAATGGCTATCAAAAAGTAGCGGATCAATCTAATTCTCCCGCTTTGAGATTGCGAGCGCAGCTTAACCAGCTTAGTTTACTAATTGATACAGAAAAACTCAAGGAAGCGCAATCTTTAGTTCCCTTAATTCAACAACAACTTGAGCAATTACCCATTAGTCGTCAATCGGTAAATGCTCGAATTAATTGGGTTAACAATTTAATGCGATTATCTTTCGATCGCGATTCATCCTTAAATGAGCGATCGCAAATTTCTAAGATGGCTAGGGAATTAGCGATCGCAGTTCAACAGGCCAAAAAGTTAAATGACCCCCGCACTGAATCTTATGCCCTAGGTAGTTTAGGGAAATTATATGAACTGACAAAACAACCGGAAGAAGCCAAAAATATCACCGAAAAAGCTTTAGTTTTAGCCCAATCCATCAATGCCACAGAAATTGCTTATCGATGGCAGTGGCAGTTAGGAAGAGTGTTGAAAGCCCAAGGAAATAGAAAAGAGGCGATCGCTGCTTATTCCGTTGCCGTGGAAACCCTGCAATATCTACGCAAAGATTTAGCTTCTATCAATCCCGATAACCCGGATATTCAGTTTTCTTTTCGGGACAGTATTGAACCCGTTTATCGGGAATTTGTCAGTTTATTAACCGCTCCGAATGAAGAAGCGACTCAAGAGAATTTACGAGCCGCTAGACAGGCGATCGAATACCTACAACTCGCTGAACTAGACAACTTTTTTCAAGAAGCTTGTTTAGACGCAAACCCTGTACAAATTGACCAACTTGATCCCACCGCTGCGGTAATTTATCCGATTATTTTACCGGACAGAATTGCCGTAATCTTAGCTTTACCCAACGCACCATTACGTCTTTACAATACAATGCAAACTCAGGTAAAAGTTGAATCAAAAATAAATAAATTAAGGCAAAATATCGCCCGAGAATCGGGTAACAATAAACGAGGTTTAGAAACGGCTCAACAAATATATAATTGGCTAATTTTGCCTGCTGAATCTGATTTAAAAAATAGTCAGGTGCAAACTTTGGTATTTATCCTCGATGGACTCCTGCGAAATATTCCAATGGCGGCTTTGCACGATGGAGATAAATATTTAATTGAAACCTATAGTATTGCCCTCAATCCTGGACTGCAACTCCTCCCATCTCAACCGTTATTTAGAGAAAATCTCCAACTACTAATCGCCGGTTTATCAGCAGCAAGGCATGGGTTCTCGGCGCTGCCGAATGTAGAGAAGGAAATACAGCAAATTACCACAGAAATTCCCAGTCAGGTTATCTTAAATGAGGAATTTACTAGCGCTACTTTACAAGAGCAAATCAATTCACTATCTTTTCCAGTAGTTCATATTGCTACTCACGGCCAATTTAGTTCTCAAGCGAAAAATACCTTTATTTTAAGCTGGGATGGTAAAATTAATGTCAAAGATTTAGATAATTTACTCCGCAAAAAAGAAGCAGAATTATCGAGGCCGATTGAATTATTGGTTTTCAGTGCTTGTGAAACCGCCGCTGGAGACGATCGCGCTGCCTTGGGATTAGCGGGTGTTGTGGTCAGGGCAGGGGCACGCAGTACCTTGGCCACATTGTGGCAAGTCAGCGATGATTCTACGGCACAGCTAATGGTCAGATTCTATCAGGAATTAGCCCGCGATCCCAACGTTTCTAAAGCCGAAGCACTGCGACGGGCTCAGTTAAGTCTTTTACAACAAGATGGATACAAATTTCCTTATTTTTGGTCGCCTTATGTTTTAGTGGGCAATTGGCGATAG
- a CDS encoding adenylate/guanylate cyclase domain-containing protein: MNRTKSDVHHHAWVRGYQGSEKLVYGSNVASAMNPFLKKFCAGRGLEYLKVDEHWRIQDFSHDVQKFVIAPETLAVGKDIYEFLPELSDWKDSLSAVLSGQTDHFQLSKIHRGSKNQPPVYFDLWAIANDNAAPTDLSTPNQPHQLMIFLEDTTASFILEQKLAKQDKQVNFLLNKIQTDHLSIDQIIDWLGFPLFITDDSGDILKANYAAEKILKYHRNELIAININEIITDFNILSYIKNNHLVAEDDCLKYVETLCKQKTGEEIYLAFSAVLIHSEIPEIKSTYIYLGREVGNSKQMELAIRQNEAYYRLITENTNDLISRQTPEGIYLFVSDSCRSLLGYEPEEMIGCLADEFFHPEDKVPIFNSNNPLVRHRIRRQDGAYIWVETNRRLVRNPQNSKELEILAISRDISEYISAEAKLQELNETLETKVAERTAALEEVNIQFLEEIVERNRVEKTLRSSEQRLRRQSNALLELTKHRTRTGGDLHLAIQEISEVAARTLEVERASVWLYNEKKSAIVCFDLYEQSSDRHGSEMPISVSDYPQYFQALTAERILAISHVETDPRAQELAANYLVPLGIVSLLDAPIRLAGKIVGVICIEHTGSPRQWALEEENFAASLADFVALAMEESERKRAEAELQKANEELEMRVEERTAALQASNHQLRIEIQERQQATEALRVAEAKYRSIFENVTEGIFQTSPDGRFLSANPALARILGYGTPEDLMQRVTDIRNQLYIDPKRRDDFIHAIANSGAVSDFESLAYSTGGNVIWISENARAVYDEHGQILYYEGTVQDITTRKIVAEALRYQREESEQLLLNILPKPIAERLKLNESVIADSFPEVTVMFADIVGFTQLSAQISAKQLVELLNKIFSLFDQLADKHGLEKIKTIGDAYMVVGGLPTPRQDHAEAIAEMALDMQAAVVQFNHELNIPCPEPLRIRIGINSGPVVAGVIGLKKFIYDLWGDTVNTASRMESQGIPGCIQITTSTYQLLKNQDKYHFEQRGQIEVKGKGLMTTYMLTAKTSI; the protein is encoded by the coding sequence ATGAACCGAACCAAATCTGATGTTCATCATCACGCTTGGGTACGCGGATATCAGGGGTCTGAGAAACTTGTTTATGGGAGCAATGTGGCAAGCGCAATGAATCCTTTTTTAAAAAAATTCTGCGCTGGGCGTGGTCTGGAGTACCTGAAGGTCGATGAGCATTGGCGAATCCAAGATTTTTCTCACGACGTTCAAAAGTTTGTGATTGCTCCAGAAACTCTCGCAGTGGGAAAAGATATCTATGAATTTTTACCGGAACTTTCCGACTGGAAAGACTCTTTAAGTGCTGTTTTAAGCGGGCAAACCGATCATTTTCAGTTAAGCAAGATTCATCGGGGGTCAAAAAACCAGCCTCCGGTTTATTTTGATTTGTGGGCGATCGCCAACGATAACGCTGCACCTACCGACTTGTCCACCCCGAATCAGCCCCATCAATTGATGATTTTCCTGGAAGATACCACCGCCTCTTTTATCTTAGAACAAAAATTAGCGAAACAGGACAAACAGGTTAATTTTTTACTCAACAAAATTCAAACGGATCACTTGTCCATCGATCAAATCATTGATTGGCTAGGATTTCCTTTATTTATTACTGATGACTCTGGGGATATTTTGAAAGCTAATTATGCGGCTGAAAAAATCTTAAAATATCATAGAAATGAACTAATTGCCATAAATATTAATGAAATTATTACTGATTTCAATATTTTAAGTTATATCAAAAACAACCATCTAGTTGCCGAAGATGATTGCCTAAAATATGTCGAAACCTTATGCAAGCAAAAAACAGGTGAAGAAATTTATCTAGCTTTTTCCGCCGTATTAATTCACTCAGAAATCCCAGAAATTAAATCAACTTATATTTATCTGGGTCGAGAAGTAGGCAATAGTAAACAAATGGAATTGGCGATTCGGCAAAATGAAGCTTACTATCGATTAATTACGGAAAACACTAATGATTTAATTTCTCGACAAACTCCAGAAGGCATTTATTTATTTGTTTCTGATTCTTGTCGCTCTTTATTAGGTTATGAACCAGAAGAAATGATTGGTTGTTTGGCGGATGAGTTTTTTCATCCAGAAGATAAAGTGCCAATATTTAACAGCAATAATCCCTTGGTACGTCACCGGATCCGTCGTCAGGATGGTGCTTATATTTGGGTGGAAACCAATCGCCGCTTAGTGCGGAATCCCCAAAATTCTAAAGAATTAGAAATTCTGGCAATTTCTAGAGATATTTCTGAATATATTAGCGCCGAAGCTAAGTTACAAGAACTGAATGAAACTTTAGAAACTAAAGTTGCTGAACGTACGGCGGCTTTGGAAGAAGTGAATATACAGTTTTTAGAGGAAATTGTAGAACGGAATCGAGTGGAAAAAACGCTCCGATCCAGCGAACAAAGATTGCGGCGGCAAAGTAATGCTTTATTAGAACTGACAAAACATCGCACCCGGACCGGGGGAGATTTACATTTAGCCATTCAGGAAATTAGCGAAGTGGCGGCTCGAACTTTGGAAGTGGAACGGGCGAGTGTCTGGCTATATAATGAGAAAAAAAGCGCGATTGTTTGTTTTGATTTGTATGAGCAAAGCAGCGATCGCCATGGTTCAGAAATGCCGATATCCGTCAGTGATTATCCCCAATATTTTCAAGCTTTAACCGCTGAACGCATCCTGGCAATAAGTCATGTGGAAACTGACCCTAGGGCTCAAGAATTGGCGGCTAATTATTTAGTACCTTTAGGGATTGTTTCTCTTTTGGATGCCCCAATTAGACTAGCAGGTAAGATTGTTGGGGTGATTTGTATTGAACATACCGGCAGTCCCCGGCAATGGGCTTTAGAAGAAGAAAATTTTGCCGCTTCTTTGGCGGATTTTGTGGCTTTAGCGATGGAAGAGTCGGAAAGAAAACGGGCTGAGGCTGAACTCCAAAAAGCTAATGAAGAGTTGGAAATGAGGGTAGAAGAACGCACCGCAGCTTTGCAAGCGTCTAATCATCAATTAAGAATTGAAATTCAAGAACGTCAGCAAGCTACGGAAGCTTTGCGAGTTGCGGAGGCGAAATATCGAAGTATTTTTGAGAATGTGACGGAGGGGATTTTTCAAACCAGTCCTGATGGACGTTTTCTTAGTGCTAATCCCGCATTAGCGAGAATTTTGGGCTATGGGACTCCGGAAGATTTGATGCAGCGGGTGACGGATATTCGCAATCAACTTTATATCGATCCAAAACGTCGCGATGATTTTATTCATGCGATCGCCAATTCTGGGGCTGTATCGGATTTTGAGTCTTTAGCTTATTCTACTGGGGGCAATGTAATTTGGATTTCTGAAAATGCTCGCGCCGTTTATGATGAACATGGTCAAATCCTTTATTATGAAGGTACGGTTCAAGACATTACTACCCGGAAAATTGTGGCGGAAGCCCTGCGTTATCAGCGGGAAGAATCGGAACAATTGCTGTTGAATATTTTGCCAAAACCGATCGCCGAACGGTTAAAACTGAATGAAAGTGTGATTGCGGATAGCTTTCCCGAAGTAACGGTGATGTTTGCGGATATTGTCGGTTTTACCCAGTTAAGTGCCCAAATTTCCGCGAAGCAATTAGTGGAATTGTTAAATAAAATTTTCTCCCTGTTCGATCAATTAGCGGATAAACATGGGTTGGAGAAAATTAAAACTATTGGGGATGCTTATATGGTGGTGGGAGGCTTGCCCACTCCTCGACAGGATCACGCGGAGGCGATCGCGGAAATGGCCCTGGATATGCAAGCGGCAGTAGTCCAGTTTAACCATGAGTTAAATATCCCCTGTCCGGAACCGTTGCGGATTCGCATTGGGATTAATTCTGGCCCCGTGGTGGCTGGGGTAATTGGCTTGAAAAAATTTATTTACGACCTGTGGGGAGATACGGTGAATACTGCCTCGCGCATGGAGTCTCAGGGCATTCCGGGCTGCATTCAAATCACCACCTCCACTTATCAGTTACTCAAAAACCAGGATAAATATCATTTTGAACAGCGCGGGCAGATCGAGGTTAAAGGTAAAGGTCTGATGACTACTTATATGCTAACCGCTAAAACTTCTATTTAA
- a CDS encoding diguanylate cyclase, translating into MLTLIEQVILQKQSIIYVVIDKNFKIVMASDNVNKYTDASDVIIIGNDIRNYFPEIFGLEAKCLDLINNTDQHSFEIEGISREKSDKKPVYFNLNIVGIAENVNPGFIVLIIKDVTREFSLKQKYVQSVNNYYLFLNKIMETNAYINRLIDSMADSLFVTRFSGKIKQLNQAAKQLFGYEQEELIGQQISLIITDEIVLKKISKQSDELDPNYPWEDKSGKYLEVNCRTKNGKEIVVAFSCSMFSTESAELQNYIYIGRDITDRLRMEAALQKANENLTESVHQLQERNQDITRLSKLSYQLQGCFTLEEAERAIAAMVPPIFPESIGAILTTLDDQSEPKLVTTWGDLPASNWQNFLISNCPAWTSGQRYFICDHQLCSFRQNIGLDSSRDSSCCIPMLVQGQTIGLLYLSWPELEQITQEKQELAMTVAEHIGLALINLTVRETLKNQSIRDPLTGLFNRRYLQESVEQQIQRAAAQQQSMGIIILDVDYFKRFNDTFGHQAGDIVLQVIGQLLIRSIGNGDLACRYGGEEFLVVLPNADLEVTQAKAETLRSGVKLLRLEDKGQSLGSISGSFGVACFPEHGQTLPDLVAAADAALYEAKRLGRDRVVTAADIAIADGKSHDFDP; encoded by the coding sequence ATGTTAACTCTAATTGAACAAGTTATTTTGCAAAAACAATCGATTATTTATGTAGTAATTGACAAAAATTTTAAAATTGTTATGGCGTCAGATAATGTTAATAAATATACAGATGCTTCGGATGTTATTATAATTGGAAACGATATCAGAAATTATTTTCCCGAAATATTCGGCCTAGAAGCAAAATGCCTGGATCTGATAAATAATACCGATCAACATAGCTTTGAAATCGAAGGTATATCACGAGAAAAAAGCGATAAAAAACCTGTTTACTTTAACTTAAACATTGTCGGAATTGCTGAAAATGTAAATCCTGGTTTCATTGTCTTAATAATCAAAGATGTAACTAGGGAGTTTTCCCTCAAGCAGAAGTATGTACAATCGGTGAATAATTACTACCTATTCTTAAACAAAATAATGGAAACAAATGCTTATATTAATCGATTAATTGATTCAATGGCAGATAGTTTATTTGTTACGAGATTTTCGGGTAAAATTAAACAATTGAATCAGGCGGCGAAGCAGTTGTTTGGTTATGAGCAAGAGGAACTAATTGGCCAGCAAATTTCGCTGATTATTACCGATGAAATAGTTTTGAAAAAAATCAGTAAACAAAGCGATGAGTTAGATCCTAATTATCCCTGGGAAGACAAAAGTGGGAAATATCTAGAGGTAAATTGCCGGACTAAAAATGGCAAGGAAATTGTGGTGGCTTTTTCTTGTTCTATGTTTTCCACCGAGAGTGCTGAGTTACAAAATTATATTTACATTGGTCGAGATATCACCGATCGCCTGCGGATGGAAGCGGCACTGCAAAAAGCTAATGAAAATCTGACCGAATCAGTGCATCAATTACAAGAGCGTAACCAGGATATTACTCGATTAAGCAAATTGAGCTATCAACTTCAAGGGTGTTTTACTTTAGAGGAAGCAGAAAGAGCGATCGCGGCAATGGTGCCGCCAATATTTCCCGAAAGCATTGGGGCAATATTGACAACGCTCGACGATCAATCAGAGCCGAAACTGGTGACGACTTGGGGTGACTTACCTGCGAGCAACTGGCAAAACTTCTTGATATCTAATTGTCCGGCATGGACATCAGGACAACGCTATTTTATTTGTGATCATCAACTATGCTCATTTCGGCAAAATATCGGCCTAGATTCATCAAGGGATTCATCTTGCTGTATTCCCATGCTCGTGCAAGGACAAACCATCGGCTTATTATATTTGAGTTGGCCTGAATTAGAGCAAATCACTCAGGAAAAACAAGAATTAGCCATGACCGTGGCCGAACATATTGGGTTAGCTTTGATCAACTTAACCGTGCGAGAAACGTTAAAGAATCAAAGTATTCGCGACCCCCTGACCGGATTGTTTAATCGGCGTTATCTCCAAGAATCTGTGGAACAACAAATCCAGCGAGCGGCAGCACAACAACAATCGATGGGGATAATTATCTTGGATGTGGACTATTTTAAACGCTTTAATGATACTTTCGGACATCAGGCTGGGGATATCGTTTTGCAGGTGATCGGCCAATTATTAATCCGATCGATTGGCAATGGGGATCTGGCTTGTCGCTACGGGGGTGAAGAATTTCTGGTGGTATTACCAAATGCTGACTTGGAAGTGACTCAAGCCAAAGCCGAAACACTCCGGTCAGGGGTGAAGTTGCTCCGGTTAGAGGATAAAGGCCAATCTCTGGGATCAATTTCCGGCTCTTTTGGGGTGGCTTGCTTCCCGGAACATGGCCAGACCCTCCCGGATTTAGTGGCGGCAGCAGATGCGGCTTTGTATGAGGCGAAAAGGCTAGGGCGCGATCGCGTCGTCACAGCGGCGGATATCGCGATCGCCGATGGGAAATCCCATGATTTCGATCCCTGA
- the alr gene encoding alanine racemase produces the protein MLSPDPTPRVPSRSESKNSVDWLRQRAWVEVDLNALSHNVREIKRLISSETDLMAVVKADAYGHGAVSVAQTVLKTGASWLGVATIPEGIELRQAGITAPIVVLGATYTPEQICAIAQWQLQPTVCTPQQALVFSEILSDTDWVVPVHIKLDTGMSRLGAPWQQAAEFVKLIQGLPNLTIASIYSHLATADSLDQTVMRQQQARFQQAIRTIAQIQPKMPRLHFANSAATLTDPGLHYDMVRVGLGLYGLYPAPHLRHTCNLKPLMQIKARVTQVKTIEAGTGVSYGYRFIADRPLRIAVIGIGYADGVPRLLSNKMQVLIRGQQVRQLGAITMDQMMIDVSSVPNVQAGEVVTLLGSDGDYEITADDWANAIGTISWEILCGFKHRLPRVTVDQLEPLEKVARS, from the coding sequence ATGTTAAGCCCCGATCCAACCCCCAGAGTGCCATCAAGGAGTGAGAGCAAGAATTCGGTGGACTGGTTGCGTCAACGTGCTTGGGTAGAAGTTGACCTGAATGCTTTAAGCCATAATGTCCGAGAGATTAAACGGCTGATTTCATCGGAGACGGATTTGATGGCAGTGGTGAAAGCAGACGCTTATGGTCATGGGGCGGTCAGCGTTGCCCAAACGGTACTGAAAACGGGGGCAAGTTGGCTGGGGGTGGCGACTATTCCCGAAGGAATTGAACTGCGGCAAGCGGGAATTACCGCCCCGATCGTGGTTTTGGGTGCCACCTATACCCCAGAGCAAATCTGCGCGATCGCCCAATGGCAGCTACAACCAACAGTTTGCACGCCCCAGCAAGCCCTGGTATTTTCTGAGATTTTGAGCGATACCGATTGGGTCGTGCCGGTACATATTAAATTAGACACGGGAATGTCCCGACTAGGGGCACCCTGGCAGCAAGCGGCAGAGTTTGTCAAACTGATCCAGGGTTTGCCCAATCTCACCATTGCCAGCATCTATTCCCATTTAGCCACGGCCGATAGCCTAGATCAAACGGTGATGCGGCAACAACAAGCCCGATTTCAACAAGCCATTCGCACTATTGCTCAGATCCAGCCTAAAATGCCCCGCCTGCATTTTGCCAACTCAGCGGCGACATTAACAGATCCAGGATTACATTACGATATGGTGCGAGTGGGTTTGGGACTTTATGGATTATATCCGGCGCCCCATTTGCGCCATACTTGCAATTTGAAACCCCTGATGCAAATCAAAGCCCGTGTCACCCAGGTAAAAACCATTGAAGCGGGGACTGGGGTCAGTTACGGTTATAGGTTTATTGCCGATCGCCCCTTACGCATTGCGGTGATTGGTATTGGCTATGCGGACGGTGTGCCCCGTCTGCTTTCCAATAAAATGCAGGTGTTAATCCGAGGTCAGCAGGTGCGCCAGTTGGGAGCCATTACAATGGATCAGATGATGATTGATGTCAGTAGCGTTCCCAATGTACAAGCGGGAGAAGTTGTCACCCTGTTGGGCAGTGACGGAGATTATGAAATTACTGCCGATGACTGGGCAAACGCGATCGGTACGATTTCTTGGGAAATTCTCTGTGGTTTTAAACATCGACTGCCTAGAGTCACCGTGGATCAGCTAGAACCCCTGGAAAAAGTAGCGCGATCGTGA
- a CDS encoding mechanosensitive ion channel family protein — translation MAIRPYTAGMRGPLQIIVVYLIENCCMMLHTLLIVLISDQVLTQIWLLLPKLLVAIAILVLTRFAIRLVSRVMTKTLSRTEATLRKFLIQAAETSTLIIGVIAALNALGIQSTSLVAVLGAAGLAIGLAWRDTLSHFAAGVMLITLRPFEVGDLIEAAGVSGLVDAIGIFSTTIITPDYIKIMVPNAQLFNGTLKNTTTLKIRRVDVTVDLGEICLNEAKKYSLDTTIYELLQLIKTHPLVLKEPAPSCLVKAISPKSTVLSLRPWCQSQYYEQVRSDVQKLVQEWWWRSAKSWEANDIKAPSD, via the coding sequence ATGGCCATTCGCCCCTACACTGCCGGAATGCGCGGGCCGCTACAAATTATTGTGGTTTATTTAATAGAAAATTGCTGTATGATGCTTCACACTCTATTAATCGTTTTAATCTCCGATCAGGTATTAACGCAAATTTGGCTATTGCTGCCAAAACTTTTGGTGGCGATCGCTATTTTAGTGTTGACTCGGTTTGCCATTCGTTTGGTTAGTCGAGTGATGACTAAAACCCTCAGCCGAACCGAGGCAACCTTACGCAAATTCTTAATTCAAGCGGCGGAAACTTCTACTTTAATTATTGGCGTAATTGCCGCTTTGAATGCGTTAGGAATTCAATCCACTTCTCTGGTGGCAGTTTTGGGGGCTGCTGGTTTAGCCATTGGGTTAGCATGGCGGGATACATTGTCTCATTTTGCTGCTGGGGTGATGTTGATTACTTTGCGTCCTTTTGAAGTTGGTGATTTGATTGAAGCGGCTGGAGTATCGGGTTTAGTAGATGCCATTGGTATTTTTTCTACTACAATTATTACCCCAGATTATATTAAAATTATGGTGCCTAATGCCCAGTTATTTAATGGCACTTTAAAAAATACGACAACTTTAAAAATTCGTCGAGTAGATGTCACCGTAGACTTGGGCGAAATCTGCTTAAATGAAGCAAAAAAATATTCTTTAGATACCACAATTTATGAGTTATTACAATTAATCAAAACTCATCCTTTGGTACTGAAAGAACCAGCCCCTAGCTGTCTGGTGAAGGCGATTTCTCCTAAAAGCACCGTATTATCTTTACGTCCTTGGTGTCAGTCTCAATATTATGAACAAGTGCGATCGGATGTGCAGAAATTGGTTCAAGAATGGTGGTGGCGATCGGCAAAATCCTGGGAAGCTAATGATATCAAAGCGCCATCAGATTAA
- a CDS encoding endonuclease/exonuclease/phosphatase family protein codes for MLSLLSLHTIRSRSQDTSAYQEIEFSAAAQWSQRQLKANREVIIIGDFNSTPWSDRFRQFVRRCSAPRHMPRSSDLMNSQK; via the coding sequence TTGCTTTCTTTATTAAGTTTACATACCATTCGTTCCCGAAGTCAAGATACTTCCGCTTATCAAGAAATAGAGTTTTCTGCCGCTGCCCAATGGAGTCAAAGGCAGTTAAAGGCTAATCGAGAAGTGATAATTATTGGGGATTTTAATAGTACGCCTTGGTCCGATCGATTTCGCCAGTTTGTGCGAAGGTGCTCCGCACCGCGGCATATGCCGCGATCGAGTGATTTAATGAATTCTCAAAAATGA
- a CDS encoding VOC family protein: MSNSNLTGIEAGNLRRVHHIAFNVQDLQVSRHFYGQILGLRELTGAEIPATLKKLVEEGKVANFVTPDGTVIDLFSEPDLSPADPDPRKAFTRANHLAFDIDPELFDQAVAVLRSHQVPIDHGPVSRPTGRGIYFYDPDGFMLEIRCDRS, from the coding sequence ATGTCTAATTCAAATCTGACCGGGATTGAGGCTGGAAATTTACGTCGCGTTCACCATATTGCTTTTAACGTCCAAGATTTGCAGGTTTCTCGCCATTTTTACGGCCAGATTCTTGGGTTGCGTGAACTCACGGGAGCGGAAATTCCTGCAACCCTGAAAAAGTTAGTGGAGGAGGGAAAAGTGGCTAATTTTGTCACTCCAGATGGCACCGTCATCGATCTATTTTCTGAACCGGATTTATCTCCAGCAGATCCAGATCCGAGAAAAGCATTTACTCGGGCAAATCATCTGGCATTTGATATCGATCCAGAGTTATTTGACCAAGCGGTAGCCGTGTTGCGATCGCATCAAGTTCCCATTGACCACGGCCCAGTCAGTCGCCCTACAGGAAGAGGCATTTATTTTTACGATCCCGATGGCTTTATGTTAGAAATTCGCTGCGATCGCTCTTAG